A genome region from Micromonospora peucetia includes the following:
- the rpsB gene encoding 30S ribosomal protein S2 — translation MAVVTMRQLLESGVHFGHQTRRWNPKMKRFIMTERNGIYIIDLRQTLEYIEKAYAFVRGTVAEGGSILFVGTKKQAQEAIAEQATRVGQPYVNHRWLGGMLTNFQTVYKRLQRMKELEALGDLSGTAAGYTKKETLQLSREKIKLTRTLGGLRDMQKLPAAIWVVDTKKEHIAVDEARKLGIPVIAVLDTNCDPDEVDFPIPGNDDAIRSAELLTKVVAAAVADGLIARSGRRRGSDEKPEPGVATDEPLAEWERELLEEPKKADEQAEPAAQAESAAQAEPTPQAEPAAQAEPTPQAEKAQPAEQPATAAAE, via the coding sequence ATGGCCGTCGTGACCATGCGTCAGCTGCTGGAAAGCGGTGTCCACTTCGGGCACCAGACCCGGCGCTGGAACCCGAAGATGAAGCGTTTCATCATGACGGAGCGCAACGGTATCTACATCATCGACCTGCGCCAGACCCTCGAGTACATCGAGAAGGCCTACGCGTTCGTTCGTGGGACCGTCGCCGAGGGTGGCAGCATCCTCTTCGTCGGCACCAAGAAGCAGGCCCAGGAGGCCATCGCGGAGCAGGCGACCCGGGTCGGTCAGCCGTACGTCAACCACCGCTGGCTTGGCGGCATGCTGACCAACTTCCAGACGGTCTACAAGCGGCTTCAGCGGATGAAGGAGCTGGAGGCCCTGGGTGACCTGAGCGGCACCGCCGCCGGGTACACCAAGAAGGAGACCCTGCAGCTCTCCCGCGAGAAGATCAAGCTGACCCGCACCCTCGGCGGTCTGCGGGACATGCAGAAGCTCCCGGCGGCGATCTGGGTGGTCGACACCAAGAAGGAGCACATCGCCGTCGACGAGGCCCGCAAGCTGGGCATCCCGGTGATCGCGGTGCTCGACACCAACTGCGACCCGGACGAGGTCGACTTCCCGATCCCGGGCAACGACGACGCGATCCGCTCGGCCGAGCTGCTGACCAAGGTCGTGGCCGCCGCCGTCGCCGACGGCCTGATCGCCCGTTCCGGCCGTCGTCGCGGCAGCGACGAGAAGCCGGAGCCGGGCGTCGCCACCGACGAGCCGCTGGCCGAGTGGGAGCGTGAGCTGCTCGAGGAGCCGAAGAAGGCCGACGAGCAGGCCGAGCCCGCCGCGCAGGCTGAGTCGGCTGCGCAGGCCGAGCCCACCCCGCAGGCTGAGCCGGCTGCGCAGGCCGAGCCCACCCCGCAGGCCGAGAAGGCCCAGCCGGCCGAGCAGCCGGCGACCGCCGCCGCGGAGTGA
- a CDS encoding YraN family protein produces MTKRNQAVGAYGERCAVRHLIGAGLRPVARNWRCPAGEIDIIAWDGPVLAFCEVKTRRTDEFGPPAEAVVPAKARRLRGLAARWLADTGTTADEVRFDVISVRLTGAGPARVEHLKGAF; encoded by the coding sequence ATGACGAAGCGGAACCAGGCGGTCGGCGCGTACGGCGAGCGGTGCGCCGTCCGGCACCTGATCGGGGCGGGACTGCGCCCGGTGGCCCGGAACTGGCGCTGCCCGGCCGGAGAGATCGACATCATCGCCTGGGACGGGCCCGTGCTCGCCTTCTGCGAGGTGAAGACCCGCCGCACCGACGAGTTCGGTCCGCCGGCCGAGGCGGTCGTACCGGCCAAGGCCCGGCGGTTGCGCGGGCTCGCCGCCCGGTGGCTCGCCGACACCGGCACCACCGCCGACGAGGTGCGGTTCGACGTCATCTCGGTACGCCTCACCGGCGCCGGTCCCGCCCGCGTCGAGCACCTCAAGGGAGCGTTCTGA
- a CDS encoding YifB family Mg chelatase-like AAA ATPase: MSYAKVLCVGLVGVTGHLVEVEADLAAGLPAVVISGLPDTALHEARDRVRAAVVNSGQRWPNRRITLNLLPADLPKFGSAFDLAIAAALLGGSGELPLLPLEHVVVLGELGLDGTVRPVRGVLPMVAAAARAGVGKVIVPAGNAAEAAVVPGVRVRAVDTLHRLVSFIRDGSPLIEPASDEVPPDGGGPDLAEVAGQGLGRRALEVAAAGGHHLALVGPPGAGKTMLAERLPSIMPELDDEAALEVTALHSIAGLLPPGGRLLRRPPFQAPHHTATVPSLVGGGSGLARPGAISLAHRGVLFLDEAPEFSRGALEALRQPLENGRVRLARSRGGAEYPARTQLVLAANPCPCAKPAGDAYCECPPQARRRYLSRLSGPLLDRIDVQVKLPPLRAAELMEAAVDSEASATVAARVAVARQAAAARWAVLGRRLNAEIPGPHLRRPPWRLPGPDTAELRARLDSGSLSARGFDRIIRLAWTIADLDGRDRPDREDVREAIQLRTGDAT; encoded by the coding sequence GTGAGCTACGCGAAGGTGCTCTGCGTGGGCCTGGTCGGCGTCACCGGGCACCTCGTGGAGGTCGAGGCCGACCTGGCTGCCGGCCTGCCGGCGGTGGTCATCTCGGGACTGCCGGACACCGCTCTGCACGAGGCCCGGGACCGGGTCCGCGCGGCCGTGGTCAACTCCGGTCAGCGGTGGCCCAACCGACGGATCACCCTCAACCTGCTGCCGGCCGACCTACCGAAGTTCGGCTCCGCCTTCGACCTGGCAATCGCGGCGGCCCTGCTGGGCGGCTCCGGCGAGCTGCCGCTGCTGCCGCTGGAACACGTGGTGGTCTTGGGCGAGCTGGGCCTCGACGGCACGGTCCGCCCGGTGCGCGGCGTGCTGCCGATGGTCGCCGCCGCCGCCCGGGCCGGCGTCGGCAAGGTGATCGTCCCGGCCGGCAACGCCGCCGAGGCGGCGGTCGTTCCCGGGGTCCGGGTCCGGGCGGTCGACACGCTGCACCGGCTGGTCAGCTTCATCCGCGACGGCTCGCCCCTGATCGAGCCGGCGTCGGACGAGGTGCCACCGGACGGCGGTGGGCCCGACCTGGCCGAGGTCGCCGGGCAGGGGCTGGGCAGAAGGGCGCTGGAGGTGGCCGCCGCGGGCGGGCACCACCTGGCGCTGGTCGGGCCGCCGGGCGCCGGCAAGACCATGCTCGCCGAGCGCCTGCCGTCGATCATGCCCGAGCTGGACGACGAGGCCGCGCTGGAGGTCACGGCGTTGCACTCGATCGCCGGGCTGCTGCCGCCCGGCGGCCGGTTGCTGCGCCGCCCGCCGTTCCAGGCACCCCACCACACGGCGACGGTGCCGTCGCTGGTCGGTGGCGGCTCCGGGCTGGCCCGCCCCGGCGCGATCTCCCTCGCCCACCGGGGCGTGCTCTTCCTCGACGAGGCGCCCGAGTTCAGCAGGGGGGCGTTGGAGGCGCTGCGTCAGCCGCTGGAGAACGGCCGGGTCCGGCTGGCCCGCAGCCGCGGCGGCGCCGAATACCCGGCCCGTACGCAGCTGGTGCTGGCGGCCAACCCCTGCCCGTGCGCCAAGCCGGCCGGTGACGCCTACTGCGAGTGCCCACCGCAGGCCCGGCGGCGCTACCTCAGCCGCCTCTCCGGCCCGTTGCTGGACCGGATCGACGTGCAGGTGAAGCTGCCACCCCTCCGGGCGGCCGAGCTGATGGAGGCCGCGGTGGACAGCGAGGCCTCCGCCACCGTCGCCGCTCGGGTGGCGGTCGCCCGGCAGGCGGCAGCCGCGCGCTGGGCGGTGCTCGGCCGCCGGCTCAACGCCGAGATACCCGGCCCGCACCTGCGCCGCCCGCCGTGGCGGCTGCCCGGGCCGGACACCGCCGAGCTACGGGCCCGGCTGGACTCCGGATCGCTGTCGGCCCGTGGTTTCGACCGGATCATCCGCCTGGCCTGGACGATCGCGGACCTGGACGGTCGGGACCGGCCCGACCGCGAGGACGTCCGGGAGGCCATCCAACTGAGGACGGGGGACGCGACGTGA
- a CDS encoding DNA-processing protein DprA — MDDRGPGRSGPARPRGRPGGHPTEDGGRDVSTDEETLARVALTWLAEPGTRSVHRLVDRLGPVAALDLLLDGGAPEETLRNTVTARCAAGDAQAVAAEALARTDRLGARIVVPGDDEWPVRVDELRRLRLPGAYRRVDVETAPPLCFWVRGSWPLGEAFDRSVAVVGARAATGYGTHVATELGYGLADRDWTVVSGGAFGIDAAAHRGALNASGVTVAVLACGVDRPYPMGNAALFDRIADTGLLVSEWMPGAEPLRPRFLIRNRVIAAGTLGTVLVEAAARSGATQTTHRALALDKPSMVVPGPVTSAMSVGAHEMLRERPKARLVTGVAQVLEEVGRIGDLAPVPRGPQRPVDLLDDDARAVVEALPRRGVVGVDVLAARAGVPVRTALRKLSMLEELTLVLRREDGYALAPPPAKEATSTPPATPEDQ; from the coding sequence CTGGACGATCGCGGACCTGGACGGTCGGGACCGGCCCGACCGCGAGGACGTCCGGGAGGCCATCCAACTGAGGACGGGGGACGCGACGTGAGCACAGACGAGGAAACACTGGCCCGGGTGGCGCTGACCTGGCTCGCCGAGCCGGGCACCCGGTCGGTGCACCGGCTGGTCGACCGGCTCGGCCCGGTGGCGGCGCTCGACCTGCTGCTCGACGGGGGCGCGCCGGAGGAGACGCTACGCAACACCGTGACCGCTCGCTGCGCCGCCGGCGATGCCCAGGCCGTCGCGGCCGAGGCGCTGGCCCGCACGGACCGGCTCGGTGCCCGGATCGTCGTCCCCGGCGACGACGAGTGGCCCGTCCGGGTCGACGAGCTACGCCGGCTCCGGCTGCCCGGCGCGTACCGGCGGGTGGACGTCGAGACCGCTCCCCCGCTCTGCTTCTGGGTGCGCGGCTCGTGGCCGCTCGGAGAGGCGTTCGACCGCTCCGTGGCGGTCGTCGGGGCCCGGGCCGCCACCGGGTACGGCACGCATGTCGCCACCGAGCTCGGCTACGGGCTCGCCGACCGGGACTGGACCGTCGTCTCGGGCGGCGCCTTCGGCATCGACGCCGCGGCCCACCGGGGCGCGCTCAACGCCAGCGGCGTCACCGTGGCCGTGCTCGCCTGCGGCGTGGACCGCCCGTACCCGATGGGCAACGCGGCACTGTTCGACCGGATCGCCGACACCGGGTTGCTGGTCAGCGAGTGGATGCCCGGAGCCGAACCGCTCAGGCCCCGGTTCCTCATCCGCAATCGGGTGATCGCGGCCGGCACCCTCGGCACGGTGCTGGTGGAGGCCGCCGCCCGCAGCGGCGCCACGCAGACCACCCACCGGGCGCTCGCCCTGGACAAACCCAGCATGGTGGTGCCCGGTCCGGTCACGTCGGCGATGTCCGTCGGCGCCCACGAGATGCTGCGGGAGCGTCCGAAGGCTCGACTGGTGACGGGGGTCGCGCAGGTGCTGGAGGAGGTCGGGCGGATCGGCGACCTGGCACCCGTACCGCGCGGACCGCAGCGGCCGGTCGACCTGCTCGACGACGACGCACGGGCCGTCGTCGAGGCGTTGCCCCGCCGGGGCGTGGTGGGCGTGGACGTCCTCGCCGCACGGGCCGGAGTGCCTGTCCGTACCGCGCTCCGGAAGCTGTCGATGCTGGAGGAGCTGACCCTGGTGCTCCGCCGCGAGGACGGGTACGCCCTCGCGCCGCCGCCCGCCAAAGAGGCGACCAGCACGCCACCGGCGACGCCGGAGGACCAGTGA
- a CDS encoding tyrosine recombinase XerC, whose protein sequence is MREVVDDFAGHLAGVRNRSAHTVRAYVGDVVSLLEHARRMGCAELPELDLAVLRSWLAKQRTTGAARTTLARRAASARTFSAWAHRCGLLPADVAGTLSSPRAHRDLPTVLRADQAAALVEAPGRFAPFTPRVPPSPPIGSDSRAAPPGEHGSRPTAPIGNDSRATPPGSSGFPGAADGVAEAVPLRDRALLELLYGTGVRISEACGLDVADVDHGRRVVRVFGKGSRERAVPYGVPAQRALDEWLRHGRPALAAPHSRDALLLGARGGRLNPTTARRIVSGYAEAAGLPPVSPHGLRHSAATHLLEGGADLRAVQELLGHSSLASTQIYTHVSVERLRAAYRQAHPRA, encoded by the coding sequence ATGCGCGAGGTGGTGGACGACTTCGCCGGGCACCTGGCCGGGGTGCGCAACCGGTCCGCCCACACCGTCCGCGCGTACGTCGGTGACGTGGTGTCGCTGCTGGAACACGCCCGCCGGATGGGCTGCGCCGAACTGCCGGAGCTGGACCTCGCCGTGCTGCGCAGTTGGCTGGCGAAGCAGCGGACGACGGGGGCGGCGCGGACGACGCTCGCCCGCCGGGCGGCCTCGGCGCGGACGTTCAGCGCGTGGGCGCACCGCTGCGGGCTGCTCCCCGCCGACGTGGCCGGCACCCTGTCCAGCCCGCGCGCCCACCGGGACCTGCCGACCGTGCTGCGCGCCGACCAGGCCGCCGCCCTGGTCGAGGCGCCGGGCCGGTTCGCCCCGTTCACCCCGCGCGTGCCGCCGTCGCCACCCATCGGGAGCGACTCCCGGGCGGCACCACCCGGCGAGCACGGCTCCCGTCCGACGGCACCCATCGGGAACGACTCCCGGGCGACGCCGCCAGGGTCGTCGGGCTTCCCCGGTGCGGCTGACGGGGTCGCCGAGGCGGTGCCGCTGCGGGACCGGGCGCTGCTGGAGCTGCTCTACGGCACGGGGGTGCGGATCAGCGAGGCGTGCGGTCTCGACGTCGCCGACGTCGACCACGGGCGACGGGTCGTGCGGGTGTTCGGCAAGGGCAGCCGGGAACGCGCCGTCCCGTACGGGGTGCCGGCGCAGCGGGCGCTCGACGAGTGGCTCCGCCACGGCCGGCCGGCACTGGCCGCACCGCACTCCCGCGACGCGCTGCTGCTCGGCGCCCGCGGCGGACGGCTCAACCCGACGACGGCACGACGGATCGTCAGCGGGTATGCCGAAGCTGCCGGCCTGCCTCCGGTCAGCCCGCACGGGCTGCGGCACTCGGCGGCCACCCACCTGCTCGAGGGCGGCGCGGACCTGCGGGCGGTGCAGGAGCTGCTGGGGCACTCGTCCCTGGCGAGTACCCAGATCTACACCCACGTGTCGGTGGAGCGGCTCCGCGCCGCCTACCGTCAGGCCCACCCGCGCGCCTGA
- a CDS encoding aminotransferase class V-fold PLP-dependent enzyme, translating to MSLPQPPEPIAAARLLFSLDPAVSHLNHGSFGAVPIAVQRAQQRLRDEMEANPLRFFTQGLVDRIAHTRRHLAGFLGADPDGTALVPNATTGVAMVLQSLGLRPGDEVLTTDHGYGAVGLSIARECRRTGAVTRALPVPLAAADEEIVQIVRAGLRPGRTRLLVVDQLTSATARLFPVAAIVGVAREHGIPVLVDAAHAPGMLPTPVGDVGADFWVGNLHKWAYAPRGTAVLAVAPPWRERIEPLVVSWEQESGFPGRVEWAATQDYTGWLAAPVGLFTLRSLDIDRVRGHNAALAAYGQRVLGDALGVAPADLPDPGGPGVAMRIVPLPPGLGTTLDAARALRERIAGRLATEVAVMAWNGRGWLRLCAQVYNTPDEYERLSVRLPPLLAQR from the coding sequence GTGAGCCTCCCGCAGCCGCCCGAGCCGATCGCGGCAGCCCGCCTGCTCTTCTCGCTGGACCCGGCGGTCAGCCACCTTAACCACGGCTCGTTCGGTGCGGTGCCGATCGCCGTGCAGCGGGCCCAGCAGCGGCTGCGCGACGAGATGGAGGCCAACCCGCTGCGCTTCTTCACGCAGGGCCTGGTCGACCGGATCGCCCACACCCGCCGGCACCTGGCCGGTTTCCTGGGTGCCGACCCGGACGGCACCGCCCTGGTCCCGAACGCCACCACCGGCGTGGCGATGGTGCTCCAGTCGCTCGGCCTGCGCCCCGGCGACGAGGTGCTCACCACCGACCACGGTTACGGCGCGGTCGGCCTCTCCATCGCCCGGGAGTGCCGGCGTACGGGGGCGGTCACCCGCGCGTTGCCGGTCCCGTTGGCCGCCGCGGACGAGGAGATCGTCCAGATCGTCCGTGCCGGGCTGCGACCCGGCCGCACCAGGCTGCTCGTCGTGGACCAGCTCACCTCGGCCACCGCCCGCCTCTTCCCCGTTGCCGCGATCGTCGGCGTGGCCCGGGAACACGGGATACCGGTCCTCGTCGACGCCGCGCACGCCCCGGGCATGCTTCCGACACCGGTGGGCGACGTCGGCGCCGACTTCTGGGTGGGCAACCTGCACAAGTGGGCGTACGCGCCGCGCGGCACGGCCGTGCTGGCGGTCGCCCCGCCGTGGCGGGAGCGGATCGAGCCGCTGGTCGTCTCCTGGGAGCAGGAGTCGGGGTTCCCCGGCCGGGTCGAGTGGGCGGCGACGCAGGACTACACGGGCTGGCTGGCTGCGCCGGTGGGCCTGTTCACGCTGCGCAGCCTCGATATCGACCGGGTACGCGGGCACAACGCCGCGCTGGCGGCGTACGGCCAGCGGGTGCTGGGGGACGCGCTCGGGGTGGCCCCCGCCGACCTGCCGGACCCCGGCGGACCCGGGGTCGCCATGCGGATCGTCCCGTTGCCGCCGGGTCTGGGCACCACGCTCGACGCGGCGCGGGCGCTGCGGGAACGGATCGCCGGGCGGCTCGCCACCGAGGTCGCCGTCATGGCCTGGAACGGACGGGGCTGGCTGCGGCTCTGCGCCCAGGTCTACAACACCCCGGACGAGTACGAGCGGCTCTCGGTGCGGCTTCCCCCGCTGCTCGCCCAGCGTTGA
- a CDS encoding murein hydrolase activator EnvC family protein: MRPAARTAVVLCAALLSLGPAAPAARPVSAPPLVSAPPLVSAAPPGVARFRWPLDGVPLPVRRFDPPPRPWLPGHRGVDLAAPPGATVRAAGAGTVLFAGMVAGRPVVTVGHADGLRTTHEPVTPAVRPGDRLTAGAPLGALLTGHPGCPAPACLHWGLRRGADYLDPLALLGLGPVRLLPLDGVDPALNAGRAAGEAAPRAARTRPGCCRPGRRAAASPVRSRP, translated from the coding sequence ATGCGACCTGCCGCCCGTACCGCCGTCGTGCTCTGCGCCGCCCTGCTGTCCCTCGGGCCCGCCGCGCCCGCCGCCCGGCCGGTCTCGGCGCCACCGCTCGTCTCGGCGCCACCGCTCGTCTCGGCGGCGCCGCCCGGGGTGGCGCGGTTCCGGTGGCCGCTCGACGGCGTTCCGCTGCCGGTACGCCGGTTCGATCCACCGCCACGGCCGTGGCTGCCCGGACACCGGGGCGTCGACCTGGCCGCCCCGCCGGGCGCGACCGTGCGGGCCGCCGGTGCCGGCACGGTGCTCTTCGCCGGCATGGTCGCCGGCCGCCCCGTCGTCACGGTCGGGCACGCCGACGGTCTGCGGACCACCCACGAGCCGGTGACGCCTGCGGTCCGCCCCGGCGACCGGCTGACCGCCGGGGCGCCGTTGGGCGCCCTGCTGACGGGTCACCCGGGCTGCCCCGCTCCCGCCTGCCTGCACTGGGGGCTGCGGCGTGGCGCTGACTACCTGGATCCGCTGGCCCTGCTCGGCCTTGGCCCCGTGCGACTGCTGCCGCTCGACGGCGTCGACCCCGCCCTCAACGCTGGGCGAGCAGCGGGGGAAGCCGCACCGAGAGCCGCTCGTACTCGTCCGGGGTGTTGTAGACCTGGGCGCAGAGCCGCAGCCAGCCCCGTCCGTTCCAGGCCATGA
- a CDS encoding SAM-dependent methyltransferase, which translates to MTRDWYAWHGDYDEADSALSRRLAEVRLRVREALDAAPPGPLRAISLCAGQGRDLIPELAAHPRRDDVTARLVERDPRNAAVARSAARAAGLSAVEVVTGDAARTDAYADLVPADLVLVCGVFGNISESDVRATVRHCAALCATGGTVLWTRHRREPDLVPAIRGWFMEEGFASGTVSSPADGVGVGAHRFLGVPRPLPSGVTMFAFVD; encoded by the coding sequence GTGACGCGGGACTGGTACGCCTGGCACGGGGACTACGACGAGGCGGATTCGGCGCTGTCCCGCCGGCTCGCGGAGGTGCGGCTGCGGGTGCGGGAGGCACTTGATGCGGCCCCACCCGGTCCGTTGCGGGCGATCAGCCTCTGCGCCGGCCAGGGACGCGACCTGATTCCCGAACTGGCGGCGCACCCCCGCCGCGACGACGTGACGGCCCGGCTGGTGGAGCGGGATCCGCGCAACGCGGCGGTGGCCCGGTCGGCCGCCCGCGCGGCGGGCCTGTCCGCCGTGGAGGTGGTGACCGGCGACGCGGCGCGCACCGACGCGTACGCCGATCTGGTCCCGGCCGACCTGGTGCTGGTCTGTGGGGTGTTCGGCAACATCAGCGAGTCGGACGTACGCGCCACGGTGCGGCACTGCGCGGCGCTCTGCGCGACCGGGGGGACCGTGCTCTGGACCCGGCACCGGCGCGAACCCGACCTCGTGCCGGCCATCCGTGGCTGGTTCATGGAAGAGGGCTTCGCGTCGGGTACGGTCAGCAGCCCGGCGGACGGCGTGGGCGTGGGGGCACACCGCTTCCTGGGGGTGCCCCGCCCCCTGCCGTCCGGGGTGACGATGTTCGCGTTCGTCGACTGA
- a CDS encoding DUF2469 domain-containing protein, producing MSAEDLEKYETEMELQLYREYRDIVRQFSYVVETERRFYLANQVDMHVRNSDGEVYFEVEMHDAWVWDMYRPARFVKNVRVMTFKDVNVEELEKPDISLPADSGFGG from the coding sequence ATGAGCGCGGAAGACCTCGAGAAGTACGAGACCGAGATGGAGCTGCAGCTCTACCGGGAGTACCGCGACATTGTCCGCCAGTTCTCCTACGTGGTGGAGACGGAGCGTCGCTTCTACCTGGCCAACCAGGTCGACATGCACGTGCGCAACTCCGACGGTGAGGTCTACTTCGAGGTCGAGATGCACGACGCCTGGGTGTGGGACATGTACCGCCCGGCCCGGTTCGTGAAGAACGTCCGGGTGATGACCTTCAAGGACGTCAACGTCGAGGAGCTGGAAAAGCCCGACATCTCGCTGCCCGCCGACTCCGGCTTCGGCGGCTGA
- a CDS encoding ribonuclease HII translates to MLTPPRTVVRREGGLYALERALQRRGFRHVAGADEAGRGACAGPLVAAAAILPEGRRGEIDGLNDSKLLTPASRERIHDEVVARALAYAVVVIGAEEVDERGLHVSNLAAMRRALASLTTRPDYVLTDGFGVDGLDVPGLAVWKGDRVAACVAAASVLAKVTRDRIMVELDGAFPGYGFAEHKGYITAEHTAALRERGPCREHRFSYVNVATVSGRDGAPPRARRPAMARLDEPMERSCPPGGTVGVALGEQPQPPASVREDVVMEGGVR, encoded by the coding sequence GTGCTGACGCCACCGCGCACCGTGGTGCGCCGCGAGGGCGGGCTCTACGCGCTGGAGCGCGCGTTGCAGCGGCGCGGCTTCCGGCACGTCGCCGGGGCCGACGAGGCGGGTCGAGGCGCCTGCGCCGGGCCGCTGGTCGCCGCCGCCGCGATCCTCCCCGAGGGGCGCCGGGGCGAGATCGACGGGCTCAACGACTCCAAGCTGCTCACCCCCGCCAGCCGGGAGCGGATCCACGACGAGGTCGTGGCCCGCGCGCTGGCGTACGCCGTGGTGGTCATCGGAGCCGAGGAGGTCGACGAGCGGGGCCTGCACGTGTCCAACCTGGCCGCGATGCGCCGCGCGCTGGCGTCGCTGACGACCCGCCCCGACTACGTGCTGACCGATGGCTTCGGGGTGGACGGCCTCGACGTGCCGGGGCTGGCGGTGTGGAAGGGCGACCGGGTGGCCGCCTGCGTCGCGGCGGCGAGTGTGCTCGCCAAGGTCACCCGGGACCGGATCATGGTCGAGCTAGACGGGGCGTTCCCGGGCTACGGGTTCGCCGAGCACAAGGGTTACATCACGGCGGAACACACCGCGGCGCTGCGGGAGCGGGGGCCGTGCCGGGAGCACCGGTTCTCGTACGTCAACGTGGCGACGGTGTCCGGTCGCGACGGCGCCCCGCCCCGGGCCCGTCGGCCGGCGATGGCGAGGCTGGACGAGCCGATGGAGCGCTCCTGTCCGCCAGGGGGTACCGTCGGCGTGGCGTTGGGCGAGCAGCCTCAGCCTCCGGCGTCGGTGAGGGAAGATGTGGTCATGGAAGGCGGAGTGCGATGA
- a CDS encoding NUDIX hydrolase, whose amino-acid sequence MTTYTPRRAARVLLVDATGRVLLFNGCDPARPEHGQWWFTPGGGLDPGETYPECAARELAEETGLRLPMSAFGAPVHRDVTEFPFDGVWYRQEQEFFLVRVAGHEVDTAGFSEIERSSVDGHRWWPPDELVASGERYYPPDLPAVLARALATTVAPTAGEGAPC is encoded by the coding sequence GTGACCACCTACACCCCCCGGCGTGCGGCGCGCGTCCTGCTCGTCGACGCGACGGGTCGGGTGCTGCTCTTCAACGGTTGCGACCCGGCCCGTCCCGAACACGGCCAGTGGTGGTTCACCCCCGGTGGCGGCCTGGACCCGGGGGAGACCTACCCCGAGTGCGCCGCGCGGGAGCTGGCCGAGGAGACCGGGCTGCGGCTGCCCATGTCGGCGTTCGGCGCGCCCGTCCACCGCGACGTGACGGAGTTCCCCTTCGACGGCGTGTGGTACCGGCAGGAGCAGGAGTTCTTCCTGGTGCGGGTGGCCGGTCACGAGGTCGACACCGCCGGCTTCAGCGAGATCGAGCGGTCCAGCGTCGACGGGCACCGGTGGTGGCCGCCGGACGAACTGGTCGCCAGCGGCGAACGCTACTACCCGCCGGACCTGCCGGCGGTGCTGGCCCGGGCGCTGGCCACCACGGTGGCCCCGACGGCCGGGGAGGGCGCGCCGTGCTGA
- the lepB gene encoding signal peptidase I, translating into MIDEQTDKPRSSFWKELPILLGVAILVAVLVRAFVLQTFFIPSPSMENTLQIDDRVLVNKLVYDFRSPHRGEVIVFKAPIEWSANPEGEDFIKRVIAVGGDHVVCCDPQERLVINGKSLDEPYIFPGDKTAEEFDITVPKGRLWVMGDHREASGDSLEHWQQSGQDITVATIPEGDVVGRAFTVFWPVGRATWLSVPKGYEAIPEP; encoded by the coding sequence GTGATTGACGAGCAGACCGACAAGCCGCGCAGCTCCTTCTGGAAGGAGTTGCCCATCCTCCTGGGTGTGGCGATCCTGGTCGCGGTGCTGGTGCGGGCCTTCGTGCTGCAGACCTTCTTCATCCCCTCCCCGTCGATGGAGAACACCCTCCAGATCGACGATCGGGTGCTGGTCAACAAGCTGGTCTACGATTTCCGGTCCCCGCACCGGGGCGAGGTGATCGTCTTCAAGGCTCCCATCGAGTGGAGCGCCAACCCCGAGGGCGAGGACTTCATCAAGCGCGTCATCGCCGTGGGCGGCGACCACGTGGTCTGCTGCGACCCGCAGGAGCGGCTGGTGATCAACGGCAAGTCGCTGGACGAGCCCTACATCTTCCCGGGGGACAAGACCGCCGAGGAGTTCGACATCACCGTCCCGAAGGGCCGGCTCTGGGTGATGGGCGACCACCGCGAGGCGTCGGGCGACTCGCTGGAGCACTGGCAGCAGTCCGGTCAGGACATCACCGTCGCCACCATCCCCGAGGGCGACGTCGTCGGACGGGCCTTCACCGTCTTCTGGCCCGTCGGCCGGGCCACCTGGCTGAGCGTCCCGAAGGGGTACGAGGCCATCCCCGAACCGTAG
- the rplS gene encoding 50S ribosomal protein L19, with amino-acid sequence MNILDALDAQSKRTDLPDFRAGDTVKVHARVVEGNRSRVQIFQGVVIRRQGDGLRETFSVRKISFGVGVERTYPINSPAIDRIEIVTRGDVRRAKLYYLRELRGKKAKIKEKREKQPS; translated from the coding sequence ATGAACATCCTGGACGCCCTTGACGCCCAGTCGAAGCGTACCGACCTTCCTGACTTCCGTGCCGGTGACACCGTCAAGGTGCACGCCCGGGTCGTCGAAGGTAACCGGTCCCGTGTCCAGATCTTCCAGGGCGTCGTCATCCGCCGCCAGGGTGACGGTCTGCGCGAGACCTTCTCGGTTCGCAAGATCAGCTTCGGTGTCGGTGTCGAGCGCACCTACCCGATCAACAGCCCGGCGATCGACCGGATCGAGATCGTGACCCGCGGTGACGTCCGCCGCGCCAAGCTCTACTACCTGCGCGAGCTGCGGGGCAAGAAGGCCAAGATCAAGGAGAAGCGCGAGAAGCAGCCGAGCTGA